The Linepithema humile isolate Giens D197 chromosome 2, Lhum_UNIL_v1.0, whole genome shotgun sequence genome has a segment encoding these proteins:
- the LOC105674001 gene encoding mitochondrial import inner membrane translocase subunit Tim9, producing the protein MAMQVPTDVDADQIKSFRDFLTSYNKLSEICFIDCITDFTTREVKAKEEKCALNCMEKYLKMNQRVSQRFQEFQMTANENAIAAAKKQGQVIN; encoded by the exons ATGGCGATGCAAGTTCCGACTGATGTGGATGCTGATCAAATTAAATCT TTTCGAGATTTCTTGACTTCGTACAACAAACTCtcagaaatttgttttattgacTGCATAACAGACTTCACAACGCGAGAAGTTAAAGCCAAGGAGGAGAAATGTGCCCTTAACTGTATGGAAAAGTACCTGAAAATGAATCAAAGAGTATCTCAACGTTTTCAAGAATTTCAAATGACTGCTAATGAAAATGCTATAGCAGCTGCTAAAAAACAAGGTCAAGTGATTAATTAG